Below is a window of Gossypium hirsutum isolate 1008001.06 chromosome A12, Gossypium_hirsutum_v2.1, whole genome shotgun sequence DNA.
attttacacagctTCATtgaaacaccaaaaaatattttcagtaaatcattttctaaaaaacattttactggcaaacaaacatGCCCTTAAATTGAGAGTGAAATTCTTAGCTTTCACGATGAATACCATCAGCCATCGTCCCACATCCAATAAGTCCAGCTTTGTGGGTAAAAGTTACCCCTTAGCAGCagcaaattaaactaattaaaatgaCATAtagctaattttattattttcatcactctatttttaaaaaaatttaattaatttaatcttttccATACTTGGTTTGGATCAATCTACTTCTTAGCTATTGGTAGAATTCTTTTATATTTAGTAATTAAGTGTTTTCATTCACTATTCTTGTAATTGGACACTTTGTTTGATCATTCCTCAGTGATAAATGATGGGtttaatctttcattttttttatcaacaGACTTCTGCTTTTTTTTCAGGACtagtttgaaaaagaaaaaagaaaaattaagcaaGAGCGGAGAGGGTAAAAGAGAAACAAAatgttttggtttaattatagaCAAATCCTTAAGCTTTagttaaaagttaataaaaatatcatgTCTCAATCACTCAATGAATTAATCCTTCACGTCAGCAATCTATTAGtgacaaatattattttaatgtcagtaactaattcacataattattttaattaaaatgaataaatttttaaaaaaatcatattctaaAATGACATTGTGTTTAGTTTACCCTTATTTTAATTACACTcctattttcccaaaatttttaattactcCCTCTATTTTTCCCTtgctattcaatttagtccttttattttatttttttctctcattccaatttagtcactatttttttccaaaatttttaattacactccatctatttaattttcttcccaattcaatttagtctctatttatTCTCTCAATTCTATTTAGCCCATCTATTTTTTTCCAAAGTTTTAATTACACTTCTattttttatactctttgttcATTTGAAATTTAACCTCTATATTTTTAATCttaggaatttagtccctctaatcttttttattgtttaatttattccAATTAGTCTACTTATGCTCTCAATCCCTATTCTCTTTGCACATtttaaatttagtcattttacttttaattcaagaTTTTTGTCCTCTACACTTTTAATTGTTCCAATTAATCTAATTATCCTCACAGTCCCTGTAGTCTTTGCACGTTtaaatttaatccctctacttttttttttaataattgaaatcCAATTTGTaacactattaaatttttttccgATTGGTCTAATTATGCTTCCAATCACTATACTCTTttcacatttgaaatttagtccctttacttttaaTCTAAGTAATTTGATCTCTCCACTCTTttggtttaataattaaaatctaattgatAACACATTTCTACTAAATTGAATTGggtgatatttttaaaataaaaattgctTACATGATTAATATTACACACATGGAAagctaaataagtaaataaataatgcCAAATCTATAATTTTAAGAATTCCATTTGAAATTGAGGTTGTGATGTTATTTAACATTGTTTCATAGAAGTAAAGTGAAATTACCTAGCTTCTGTGCAACTTTAAATTAGCCAcaagcaattttttttttaaaaatgccacacaaattaattaataaattttcttttacgatattatcaattgaagtttaattattaaattaaaatagttaaagggattgaattttaaaaacgCAAAAAATACAAGGACTAGAGTTTAATTAGATCTTTccagttttatatttttttcttaaatttttttttctttctttattttaaaaaattaacttattattcatatgaaaaaaagagagaaaataaaacttattattcatattaaaaaaagGGGTCAACGATCATGTTTTTATTGACCTGGAACTCTAGTGTAACAGGAAGTACATTAGTTTTGGAAGACAGAAGAATCTGAGCCGGAATAGGAATAGGATCACTAACTTCACttctacttttatttatttatgtttgagAAGTTAAGGAATGGTGGATGGAAGCTTCAAAGATGACAAAGCACCCTCTCATTATTGAAGAATGGAATGGATCTTCTTCTACCAAGCTTTTCAAAACCGCCACTATCACTTTCTCCCCTTCTCTACAAATCCAAAGGTAAAGCCTTTACTTTTCATCTCTTTGCTTTTCTCTTTCTCGCTCACCCAAGTTTTTATTTGGCTGAAACAGATCAGTTAATGGTTTCAACCATGTTTGGAGACGATTCCTCGATGCCTTCGTCCCCGAGGCAAGTTCCACTCTTCCTGTTTGTTTCCATTCAAAATCGAATTTTGTTTACTGGGTTTTTAGTCTCATGAAAACTTGATGAACAATCTGTTTTTCttttacaaattcttttatttttggatACCCAAAATCCCGGagatgattttgagtaatatgGGTTTTCGTTTCAAGTCATGAAAGTCAGCTTGATTGCAGGGTTTCCCAGGCAGTGTGACTCCAGATTATGTCCCTTTTCAAGTATGGGACTCTTTGCAGGTATGAAAAAAACATTGATGAACAGTTATGGACTACTTAAATTAGTAATACTTAATGGCTAAAGTTTCTATTGTTTTGGTTTACATTACATTTGTAGGGACTTTCAACATATATAAGAACAATGCTTTCTACACAAGTAAGGGTCAAATTCAATTGATATTGAACTACTTATGAGCGATGATTTTTGTCTATGTTTGTTGCTTACTTTTAACTTATTTCTCAGGCTCTTTTGAGTGCTATTGGAGTTGGTGAGAAATCCGCAACTATTATAGGTGCAACTTTTCAGGTAGAATTAACATCCAATTTGCAGTTTTGTATAAATCTTCATTGTATTATTTTACCTGAGCTGTGATAGTTTGGACATTTGTGGAGTTAATGCGTTATTGTTGAAGTGAGTTCAGGCCTTTTGATATTATGGTTATTGTAAATCATGTAGTGGTTCTTGAGAGATCTAACAGGAATGCTTGGAGGCATATTATTCACACTTTATCAGGTTTACTCATTGAGATTCCATTGATTGCCTTTTTCTTATTTACCAAAACCATATTTTCAAGCTCATGTTGAGAGTCTAACACCATAATGCTTTTTCATTAGGGATCAAATCTTGATAGCAATGCAAAAATGTGGCGTTTGGTCGCAGATCTCATGAATGATTTAGGTCTGTCAATGTTTCTTGTAGCGAAATTGCATTGGAGTCCAAAAGAATTGACTGCTGATCTTCAATATTTCTCTCTGCCCCTTACGTATATGGATTTGCATGGGTGCATATACATGCACATCTTTGGGTTCAGAGAGTATTAGTGATTTTATTATCTCCTAAATTTCTTAACTGTAAATAACAACTAGGACTTCCATGTTTTATTTCAGGAATGTTGATGGATCTTCTTTCCCCTTTGTTCCCTTCAGCTTTTATTTTCATTGTTTGCTTAGGGAGCTTGTCAAGATCATTCAGTAAGTTTCTAAATTCCTCGCAACTAAGATTATAACCACCAAGTCTGCAGAGACGTGTTAGTTATCGGTTCTGTTGAGCCATTTTAACATTGCATAAAGCAATTTCTATGGGACACGTTTGGTTTTTGTGGTAGTTACATTATTACCAGTGAAGCTTCTTGTTATTGTGTAAAAGTAAAGCAATTTTTGTTGGATGCGACTCAATTTCAACTTCTAATTTTGTGTTTTCCTACATGATTTCCCTATGCAGCCGGTGTTGCCAGTGGAGCCACCAGAGCTGCTCTGACACAGCATTTCGCCCTCCAAAATAATGCTGCGGATATAGCTGCCAAGGTACCTTGAAATGAGTCTGATGTTTGGATGTCAGTGGCAAGAGCCTGTGTTGTAAAAGTATAGCTTGAGTactgagattttttttttcaacatatTGGTAGGAAGGAAGCCAAGAGACAATGGCAACAATGATTGGCATGGCATTGGGAATGCTTCTTGCTCGCATTACTACTGAAAACCCAGTCGCtatttggttttcttttctctctctgaCAATGTTCCATATGTATGGTAAGTTTGGTTGACATAAACTCCTGTAACCTATCTTATGGTCAGACATATTAAAACATATTGTCTTTGTACTGCATAGTATATCAAAACTAGGGCATCTTTTTCCAGATTTTTATGTTGTTATggcttatcttttattttattttctctaatCCCATAATTAATTGATGGTTTCCTTTTCACCTATGCATAGCAAATTACAAAGCTGTCAGGTGCCTTAGTTTAGACTCACTGAACTTTGAGAGGAGTTCGATTCTTCTACAACATTTCATAGAATCTGGCCAAGGTAAAAAACCACAATCTGTCGATATTATCCCCTTGCAGCCAATTTGTAGTGAATAGTGGCCCTGGATTTTACTGTTCCCAAAAGTTGTCTTGTCATTGTCTTAAGTTATGTTACCTAGACTTGGGTGTGTGTTTGACATGGGTATATTCATTTTTTCCCGAGTATTTACATGTATTTGGGAGGTTCATGAAATGTTATATTCACATACCCATATTTAGATATGTGTCGGATACTAAAGAAAATTGGAGGGTCTGACCAACATAACTTTTAAGTTAATTCTATGTGATTTTCTTTCTGTCAAAACCAATTTACTCTGCATAAGCACCATAAATTGCAAAAACTATTCATGATATCATCCAAGTTAATCAACTGCACAAATTTGATTGGTAACAATGTCTGTGGGCTATTTAGTAGGAACACATACAATCTGATTGCTTCTATAAGCTCAATATGAACTGTTTTCTTTCCAGCATATTTTCAAAATGATATCATGTGGCCTCATTTTTTTAAAAGCAGATGTTAATCCCCATTCCCAAATACCTTTTCAGTTCTCTCTCCTAAAGAGGTTTCAACCATGGAGCATGTTTTGCCCTTATGGACCACTTTAAGGTTGTCAAAGAGTGCTAAGCCCCTACACACCAATGTAAAACTAGGCTTAAGGGTCTCCACTCTTGATCACTCTGAAATGTGAGTATTTAAGTTTATATTGATAGTACTTCAATAGTAACTGAGTATTTAATCATTGCACAGCTAGTATTGGTGTAAACAActaaagttgataataatattaatgaaaaCAGTCTAAATGTTGACACATACTTCTAAAATCTGACAAAGCGTATGTTTTTAGTAGAAGAAACTCTTTTGTTGCTTTAGTTATATCCACAGGTTTCTACTTTTAGATTCTAAGAATCCACATTATTATTTTGTACAGTGTTCAGCACTGTAATCTGTTTTTCTCTTTTGCACCAATATCAAACGCATAAGGATACTATTACTTGGTTTTtataatatagggactaaattgaacttttgACAATAGTATACGGACTGCTTAGTTATTTTGACATGCGTCGCATATGGTAACATGAACTGTATTGAACTGACTAGTGTAATGATATCTCAAACAGGGCCAACTTTCTGACTTCAGCTGGATCATTTTACAATGAAGGTTGATCTTTTACACATCGAATGTATTCTATATATGTGGTACAGCCCTTTTATCGATATTGTTGCTAATTCTAGCTATATTGTTACTCTAGCAAAGTATTTACTAGTGGAGAGAAAGGGAACGGTCAGCGTTGTCGTGCACAAAGATTCGACAGCTGAAGATATCTTGAAGTCGTATATTCACGCACTTGTTGTGGTCAATCTTACGGTTGGACAAAAATCTCTACATTTGGAGTGCCAATCATGGATGGATAAGCACTATGAAAGCTTTGTTCAGAAGGTAATCTCTATGAAAATTTTCCAAGGAAAAACTTATATGGATTGAAGTTGGTTGActttgcaaaaaaataaaatgataagcaATACTTGGTAATATGCAATACATCCTATGTTACTCTATGAAAATTTTCCAAGGAAAAACTTATATGGATTGAAGTTGGTTGActttgcaaaaaaataaaatgataagcaATACTTGGTAATATGCAATACATCCTATGTTACTCAGACTCGGATGTGTCTGACATGAATATGTTAACTTTTTCCAGTTTTTACGCGTACTTGAAATATCTTTGGAATATCATATCCTCAACGTAGCTTCTATTTCTCACTGATGCATCAACTCTTCTTTTCATTTTGCAGCTAAAGTTAGCAGGGTGGAAAGCTGGAAGGCTTCTCTCTCACTCAATCATATGGAAAGCACACTGGTCATTGGGTGAAAAAACTGACTAAAGCCACTTTAGTTTATATTACAGCAGACATGTCAAATGGCTACCCTATTAAAGTAAATTacagcaaaaaagaaaaaggaaattcaATTTCTTATTCACTGCTTCAATGGTGCAAATCAGACAACCTGGTTTAAACTGAGTTCATGTCTGAGATGGAATCGGCAAAGAAAAATTCGGAAGTTCAGATCCAACAACGGGGAGTCGATGTGTATGAGTTAGAGACTAAAAAaagtcataattatttttctttatgatttttatatttgaCAAAGTTTTAACCATTTATTTGGAACATTTGTTTTATTTACTGAATTATTatcattcattttgagtatgCAGAAAGCTGTATGATACAAAAGCACTGTAACTTTTGCAAATTCAAGTGATCCGTTTATTAAAGAATAAACTAATTCCAacccaaattaattataattatcagTCATTTTGAGTATGCAGAAAACTGTATGATACAAAAGCActtttacttttgcaattcaGGTGCTGTTTATTAAAGAATAAACTAATTCCAACCCCAATTAATTATAACTATTATGAACAAGTGCAAAATCAAGTCTTTCCCCAAATTTTCATCAAGAAAAAGTTCCATctgaactttctttttttttttttggtgaaaagaaaaaattacaaataaatgaaAACTAAATCCACAAAGGAGGATCCTCTATCAATCGTAACCCAAGTCTTCTAGAATGAACTGATTTGGCCAAACTGTCTGTGATTAGATTTTCTTCACAAGGAATATGCTAAATCTTCCACTGATTAAGAACTTTAAGAATATTAAGGATTCTTCTGATAAGAGCAGAATTAGATATCCTTGAATATCTTCTTGAATAGCATTAACAGCTTCAATACTATCAGTTTGGATAACAATTTTTTCGAGACTTCTATTCAAAATAAGATTTAAGCCATCTAAAATCCCCCAAAGCTCCGCTTCGACCACCGTGCAGTTACCTAGATACCTACAATAGCCTATGATCCACCCATCATTATGATCAGAAAGAAACCTTCCAGCAGCTGCAAAGCCATCATCAAATCTGACCGAACCATCAGATTTCAAAATTACCCAATTGCTGTCTGTATGCAAAATGTGTGAAGAAGCATGTGCCTTATTATGAACTAGCTTTGTGGCTGATGAATATTGTCTTGCCCAACTGTAGGAACCTTTGAGGATCTCTCGTAACTCCaagaaaattcttgaaaaataaagTAGTTGCGATTCTCCCAAATTCGCCAAGCGATAATCCCAAAAAAACACGACCAGTCCACACCATcaatagaaatagagaaatgatTTTTGAGATTAATCATCATCCAAATTTGAAGGGAGCCAAAATAGAACCTGGATCATCTTTCTTCTGGAATAATACTATCCCATATGATTCGGGCTGCAGAACAATCTCGAAGTACGTGAAGTACATCCTTGCATTCATTACCACAAAATCCACAAGTGCTGTTATT
It encodes the following:
- the LOC107934726 gene encoding protein root UVB sensitive 3 translates to MEASKMTKHPLIIEEWNGSSSTKLFKTATITFSPSLQIQRSVNGFNHVWRRFLDAFVPEGFPGSVTPDYVPFQVWDSLQGLSTYIRTMLSTQALLSAIGVGEKSATIIGATFQWFLRDLTGMLGGILFTLYQGSNLDSNAKMWRLVADLMNDLGMLMDLLSPLFPSAFIFIVCLGSLSRSFTGVASGATRAALTQHFALQNNAADIAAKEGSQETMATMIGMALGMLLARITTENPVAIWFSFLSLTMFHMYANYKAVRCLSLDSLNFERSSILLQHFIESGQVLSPKEVSTMEHVLPLWTTLRLSKSAKPLHTNVKLGLRVSTLDHSEMANFLTSAGSFYNEAKYLLVERKGTVSVVVHKDSTAEDILKSYIHALVVVNLTVGQKSLHLECQSWMDKHYESFVQKLKLAGWKAGRLLSHSIIWKAHWSLGEKTD